GGGTTTCTCATCGAGAGCCTTCAACGCCCTCAGAATCTGGTCGACAGGGATTACCGTGCCGTTGTCCAGGCGGCGCAAGGCAGGCTGGTTTTCCACCGCGCAGGCATCGGACGCCCACGAGGAAAGCAGTGCCCGCTTTTCTCCACGGCTGAGGCGTGGATGGTTGATGACGTCGTCTGGATTGTCGAGCAGGCACAAAGAAGTTTCAATTTTGCCCGAGCGTGCCGCAGAAAGTGTCGGTGTCTCGTAGAAGTTGTCCATCTCCATTCTCCGCAATCTGGGCCTCCCGGCCGAAGCCGGGAGGCGGACCGCAGGGATAACTGAATCGATACGATCAGGCCGCTTTGCGGGTGCGTTCCGTATCCTGGGCGATCTGCTTGCCGCCCACCTGAGCGTCGCCGGCCCCGATGCTGATGCGGCGCGGCTTCAGCTCTTCGGGAATCTCACGGACGATGTCGATGGTCAGGAGACCCTTCTCAAGGTTTGCTGCCTTGATCTTCATGTGGTCGGCAAGCTTGAACGTCTGCCTGAAACTGCGGTAGGCGATGCCCTGGTGCAGCAGCTGGCGTCCGCTCTGATCATCAGCCTTCTGGCCTACCACGACCAGTTCGGGTCCATGCTGGGTCAGCTCAACCTCATCCTGGCTGAAGCCTGCGATGGCCATCGAGATACGGTAGCCGTTCTCGTCGACCTTCTCGATGTTATAGGGCGGCCAGTCCGGACGCGTGCCGCTGTCGAGCATGTCGAAAAGCCGGTCGAAACCGACGGTGGTCCGATAGAGAGTATCAAAGGTTCTCATAGCCACATC
This region of Mesorhizobium sp. C432A genomic DNA includes:
- a CDS encoding Hsp20 family protein → MRTFDTLYRTTVGFDRLFDMLDSGTRPDWPPYNIEKVDENGYRISMAIAGFSQDEVELTQHGPELVVVGQKADDQSGRQLLHQGIAYRSFRQTFKLADHMKIKAANLEKGLLTIDIVREIPEELKPRRISIGAGDAQVGGKQIAQDTERTRKAA